GAGGGCCCCAAACCCACGCccaattttttatttacttgGTTGATTTTTTTATATGGGTGGAGGTCGATATTTCATAATTGCTCAATGATTTGATAAAATGGGACAAGGGCCCCAAACCCACGcccaatttttcatttgtacaaatacttggttgattttttttatatgggtGGAGGTCGATATTTCATTATTGCTCAATGATTTGATAAAATGAGACAAGGGCCCCAAACTCATGCCCaatatttcatttgtaaaaaaGAAGTTATTGATTATAACAAGTTTAGATAAACTGGACTAGGTTTGTCAATTCAAGTTGTAAAACGGTGTGGGTTAATGAATTCAGAGCAAATTTTTTAaaccttttttattttaaagttgtatttaatttttatctTTCCCTTGTTTGAATGTTACAGATAATTCCACTGATGATGACAACGACGATGTTGAACCTGTCTGTAAGAAGCGAACACTAAGATCAAACGTAGCTGGACCATCTTCCTCAGGCAGACCACACATACTTCGAGTGTCGTGCATCATTTGTCACGCTGATCACTGGATAAGGGACAAGGTGACCTGTAAGAGACGAAGAGAGCCCCTGACTCGTTACGGGACAATAGATGCTGGGAAACTCAGAAAGGCTGCTGAGCTGACATGTAACGAATCCCTTCTTCTGCAAATGCGTGCCAGAGACCTTGTTGCTTCCGAGGCAAGATACCATCCGAGTTGTTTTCGCAACGCAACCAGATTTCTCACTCGGAAGTTGCCCAAAGAAACAACAGATATTCTATATGCAGAGTCTTATGAAAAGTTTTGCCACAATGTCATTGATGAACAGATTCTTAAACAACAGGGTGCGATCAGGATGACAAAACCCATAGCCCAGTTCATCAAAACGGTTAAAGAAGTTCAAGGGATTGATGCCTCAAGTTACAGATCCTACAACTTAAAAAAGCGTCTCCAAGGCTCCTATCCACAACTTCAGTTTTTGCGACC
Above is a genomic segment from Apostichopus japonicus isolate 1M-3 chromosome 5, ASM3797524v1, whole genome shotgun sequence containing:
- the LOC139968174 gene encoding uncharacterized protein, translating into MDFKATLRPERWSVLPGIYGALARDVTSKYCIESSKSLADLQDHEHGESCIGYHRECYQRFTDVNKLNKTEERLAKNPPKDDNSTDDDNDDVEPVCKKRTLRSNVAGPSSSGRPHILRVSCIICHADHWIRDKVTCKRRREPLTRYGTIDAGKLRKAAELTCNESLLLQMRARDLVASEARYHPSCFRNATRFLTRKLPKETTDILYAESYEKFCHNVIDEQILKQQGAIRMTKPIAQFIKTVKEVQGIDASSYRSYNLKKRLQGSYPQLQFLRPTYM